The proteins below come from a single Natrinema sp. SYSU A 869 genomic window:
- a CDS encoding complex I NDUFA9 subunit family protein, whose product MNVLVAGGTGFIGTNLCSELVERGHEVTALSRSPDGEGLPDGVASAMGDVSAYDSITDTVADHDAVVNLVSLSPLYKPRGSPGHEAVHLGGTENLVRAAEAGDVSRFLQISALGADPNGETAYIRAKGKAETVVRESTLEWTIVRPSVVFGDGAEFVEFTKTLTTPYVTGLPGGGKTRFQPIWIGDLAPMLADALEDESHIGETYELAGPQIATLADVTKLVYAAEGKDVTIVTIPMGLAKLGLSAADSLPFIPFGSDQARSLEFDNTVDDNDVTVFGRDPADLRTLGSYFGLERTSHREKRPEAV is encoded by the coding sequence ATGAACGTCCTCGTCGCTGGTGGCACCGGCTTCATCGGCACGAACCTGTGTTCGGAACTGGTCGAGCGCGGCCACGAGGTGACGGCGCTCTCTCGATCCCCGGACGGCGAGGGACTCCCCGACGGCGTCGCGTCGGCGATGGGCGACGTCAGCGCCTACGATTCGATCACTGACACGGTGGCGGACCACGACGCTGTCGTCAACCTCGTCTCGCTCTCGCCGCTCTACAAGCCCCGCGGCAGCCCGGGTCATGAGGCGGTCCACCTCGGGGGCACCGAGAACCTCGTCCGGGCCGCCGAAGCCGGCGACGTCTCCCGATTCCTCCAGATAAGCGCGCTCGGTGCCGATCCGAACGGTGAGACGGCCTACATCCGCGCCAAGGGCAAGGCCGAGACAGTGGTCAGGGAGTCCACGCTCGAGTGGACGATCGTCCGTCCGTCCGTCGTCTTCGGCGATGGTGCGGAGTTCGTCGAGTTCACGAAGACGCTGACGACGCCGTACGTGACTGGGTTACCGGGCGGCGGAAAAACGCGGTTCCAGCCCATCTGGATCGGTGATCTCGCCCCGATGCTGGCCGATGCGCTCGAAGACGAGTCCCACATCGGTGAGACCTACGAACTCGCCGGGCCACAGATCGCCACGCTCGCGGACGTCACGAAACTGGTCTACGCGGCCGAGGGAAAAGACGTCACGATCGTCACGATCCCGATGGGGCTGGCGAAACTCGGCCTCTCGGCGGCCGATTCGCTACCGTTCATCCCCTTCGGCTCTGATCAGGCCCGATCGCTCGAGTTCGACAACACGGTCGACGACAACGACGTGACCGTGTTCGGCCGCGATCCGGCGGACCTGCGGACGCTCGGATCGTATTTCGGCCTCGAGCGGACCAGTCACCGGGAAAAACGGCCGGAAGCGGTCTGA
- a CDS encoding tubulin/FtsZ family protein, translating into MKLAMIGFGQAGGKIVDRFLDYDDRTGSGIVRAAIAVNSAKADLMGLDNIPQENRVLIGQARVKGHGVGADNELGAEVAEEDIDEVQNAIDQIPTHEVDAFLIVSGMGGGTGSGGAPVLAKHLKRIYTIPVYGLGVLPGTDEGGIYTLNAARSFQTFVREVDNLLVFDNDSWRQTGESVEGGYDQINEEIVRRFGVLFGAGEVGDGQEVAESVVDSSEIINTLSGGGVSTVGYASEEVELNSGGGLLSRFTGDGGGGTDDDLDAANTTNRITSLVRKAALGRLTLPCEIEGTERALLVLSGPPEYLNRKGIERGRKWLEEETGSMEVRGGDFPREEPEVSAAILLSGVTNVPRIKRLQQVAIEAQDNIDDIQQESEENLEELVEDDEDELEPLF; encoded by the coding sequence ATGAAGTTGGCGATGATCGGATTCGGACAGGCCGGTGGCAAAATCGTCGATCGATTCCTCGATTACGACGATCGGACGGGTAGCGGAATCGTCCGGGCAGCGATCGCTGTCAACTCCGCGAAAGCGGACCTCATGGGTCTGGATAATATTCCACAGGAGAACCGCGTACTCATCGGCCAGGCCCGGGTAAAGGGCCATGGCGTGGGTGCTGACAACGAACTCGGCGCGGAAGTCGCCGAGGAGGACATCGACGAGGTTCAAAACGCCATCGACCAGATCCCGACCCACGAGGTCGACGCCTTCCTGATCGTTTCCGGGATGGGCGGCGGCACCGGATCGGGCGGCGCGCCGGTCCTCGCCAAACACCTCAAGCGAATCTACACGATCCCCGTCTACGGGCTCGGCGTCCTGCCGGGCACGGACGAAGGCGGTATCTACACTCTCAACGCGGCACGGTCCTTCCAGACGTTCGTCCGCGAAGTCGACAACCTACTCGTCTTCGACAACGACTCCTGGCGACAGACCGGCGAGTCCGTCGAGGGTGGCTACGATCAGATCAACGAGGAGATCGTCCGCCGCTTTGGCGTCCTCTTCGGTGCCGGCGAGGTCGGCGACGGGCAGGAAGTCGCCGAGAGCGTCGTCGACTCCTCTGAGATCATCAACACGCTCTCCGGCGGTGGCGTCTCCACCGTCGGCTACGCCTCCGAGGAAGTCGAACTGAACTCGGGCGGCGGGCTGCTCTCGCGGTTCACCGGCGACGGTGGCGGCGGGACGGACGATGATCTCGACGCTGCGAACACGACCAACCGCATTACGAGCCTCGTTCGCAAGGCCGCACTCGGCCGGCTCACACTCCCCTGTGAGATCGAAGGCACGGAGCGCGCCCTGCTCGTGCTCTCTGGTCCACCGGAGTATCTGAATCGAAAAGGCATCGAACGCGGCCGCAAGTGGCTCGAGGAGGAAACGGGCAGCATGGAAGTTCGCGGTGGCGACTTCCCCCGAGAGGAGCCCGAGGTGTCCGCGGCGATCCTGCTGTCGGGCGTGACGAACGTCCCGCGGATCAAGCGACTCCAGCAGGTCGCCATCGAGGCACAGGACAACATCGACGACATCCAACAGGAGAGCGAGGAGAACCTCGAGGAACTCGTCGAGGACGACGAGGACGAACTCGAGCCGCTGTTCTAG
- the cofC gene encoding 2-phospho-L-lactate guanylyltransferase: MRVVVPFAAETPKTRLESVLSPSERSRFARAMLVDVLRAIVAAGHEPTVVSTAPLELDALKLPGEVAAVTAVAVDERPLSEAVNARLPGSDGGNEGDSADSDPDPDRDPVAVVMADLALATPDALERLLTTSADIAIAPGRGGGTNALVVRHPAFRVDYHGASYLDHREIAREVGAGLETVDSFRLATDIDEPADLVEVLVHGRESDRAPARLREIGLVLDDRDGRVGVARDDARPSE; this comes from the coding sequence ATGCGCGTCGTGGTCCCGTTCGCCGCCGAGACGCCGAAGACTAGACTCGAGTCCGTACTCTCTCCGAGTGAGCGCTCGCGGTTCGCCCGCGCGATGCTCGTCGACGTGTTGCGTGCGATCGTCGCGGCGGGCCACGAGCCGACGGTCGTCTCGACCGCACCGCTCGAGCTCGACGCCCTCAAGCTCCCGGGCGAGGTCGCCGCGGTCACCGCAGTCGCGGTCGACGAGCGGCCGCTGAGTGAGGCGGTCAACGCACGGTTGCCCGGCAGCGACGGCGGGAACGAAGGAGACAGCGCGGACAGCGATCCCGATCCCGACCGCGACCCCGTCGCCGTCGTCATGGCGGACCTCGCACTGGCGACCCCCGATGCGCTCGAGCGGCTCCTCACAACGTCGGCCGACATCGCGATCGCACCGGGGCGGGGCGGTGGGACGAACGCGCTCGTCGTTCGCCACCCCGCGTTCCGCGTGGACTACCACGGAGCCTCCTATCTCGACCACCGCGAGATCGCTCGCGAGGTCGGGGCCGGCCTCGAGACGGTCGACTCGTTCCGGTTGGCCACGGACATCGACGAGCCGGCGGACCTCGTCGAAGTACTCGTCCACGGTCGCGAGAGCGATCGTGCGCCCGCTCGTCTCCGGGAAATCGGGCTCGTACTCGACGATCGGGACGGACGGGTCGGCGTCGCTCGCGACGATGCTCGACCGTCGGAGTGA
- the cofG gene encoding 7,8-didemethyl-8-hydroxy-5-deazariboflavin synthase subunit CofG, whose protein sequence is MFPGASEYGVDIAVDDAAVEELRQVSPNDVDAPSALTFSRNVFIPLTTACRYTCTYCTYFDPPGQASLLSLEEIREICQRGADAGCTEALFTFGDDPDERYTEIHAKLEEWGHDSIHSYLREACEVALEEGLLPHANPGDQTREQMATVADVNASMGVMLETTAEVGAHAGPRRKVPGQRLRTLKNAGELDIAFTTGILVGIGENWRDRAESLLAIRELHERYDHIQEVIIQPVVDNERWSDGSPDLATMRQVTAMARVALPEEVSVQVPPNLAPAKDLIDCGVDDLGGVSPVTDDHINPDYKWPALRELEEIAASAALPLGERLPVYERFLPPALRTDGFDGQVADGAGSGGSDGSRDWISPTIRDALAADDSAGERYRAVLQDETATAPR, encoded by the coding sequence ATGTTTCCCGGGGCGAGTGAGTACGGCGTCGATATCGCGGTCGACGATGCGGCCGTCGAGGAGCTCCGTCAGGTCAGCCCGAACGATGTCGACGCACCGTCGGCGCTGACGTTTTCGCGCAACGTGTTCATTCCGCTCACGACGGCCTGTCGCTACACCTGTACGTACTGTACCTATTTCGACCCGCCGGGCCAGGCCTCCCTGCTCTCGCTCGAGGAGATTCGCGAAATCTGCCAACGCGGAGCCGACGCAGGCTGTACGGAGGCGCTATTTACCTTCGGTGACGACCCCGACGAGCGCTACACCGAGATCCACGCCAAGCTCGAGGAGTGGGGCCACGACTCGATCCACAGCTACCTGCGCGAGGCCTGTGAAGTGGCACTCGAGGAGGGGCTACTCCCCCACGCGAACCCGGGCGATCAGACCCGCGAGCAAATGGCGACCGTCGCAGACGTTAACGCCAGTATGGGCGTGATGCTCGAGACGACTGCCGAGGTCGGAGCCCACGCCGGGCCGCGGCGCAAAGTGCCCGGCCAGCGGCTACGGACCCTGAAAAACGCGGGCGAACTCGACATTGCCTTCACGACCGGGATTCTCGTCGGGATTGGCGAGAACTGGCGGGACCGCGCGGAGAGCCTGCTGGCGATTCGGGAACTCCACGAGCGCTACGATCACATCCAGGAGGTGATCATCCAGCCCGTGGTGGATAACGAACGCTGGTCGGACGGCTCACCCGATCTCGCGACGATGCGACAGGTGACGGCGATGGCCCGCGTCGCCCTACCCGAGGAGGTTTCGGTGCAGGTGCCGCCGAACCTCGCGCCCGCGAAAGATCTGATCGACTGCGGCGTCGACGATCTGGGCGGCGTCTCGCCGGTCACCGATGACCACATCAATCCCGACTACAAATGGCCCGCGCTCAGGGAACTCGAGGAGATCGCCGCGTCGGCGGCTCTCCCGCTCGGGGAACGGCTCCCGGTCTACGAGCGGTTCCTGCCGCCGGCCCTGCGAACGGACGGGTTCGACGGGCAGGTCGCCGACGGTGCGGGGAGCGGCGGTTCGGACGGGAGTCGCGACTGGATTTCGCCGACCATCCGGGACGCGCTCGCGGCTGACGATTCAGCGGGCGAGCGCTATCGGGCAGTGCTTCAGGACGAAACGGCGACCGCCCCGCGCTGA